From the Alteromonas sp. CI.11.F.A3 genome, the window CTTTTAGTAGCGCATAAAAATTATAGCAGTATTGTTTGGTGTATAGAATAGTGAGGTATGAGAGTTTATAGCTCCCATTTATAGTCTTAAATTTAAATAGGCAGCAAGACGCTGCCATCATAATACTAACTTTTCTTTCGATTAATGATTTGTGGATCTTGACTAGTATAAACAGAGGATTTAGGTGCTGTTACTAATTTCATACAAATGTTTTCGGTCGTACTGTCCGAATCTACAAAAATAATAGTTTGCCCATCTTCAGTTATACTGTAAATCAAATCATTGTCTAAATCTCCAGAAATAATAGGGCCTACAAATTGCAGCTCGCTAGAATCCTCTCTCAATGTGTACATGATGAGGGTATTTGATTCAGTTACAGTTACATTACCTGAAGTAGGGTTACCTGATGTATCGTAAATAGTATAGCGTGGTGGCGTTTCTTCGGTGTTAACGGAAACCGTGAATTGAGACAATGGAGTTGGGTTAGACATGTTTTTATTCCTTGTTGATGTAATTAAAGTAGTATGGAAAAACTAAATTATCTGCGTAACCCCGCAGTAACTCATCCTTTGCAAAATTTTGATTAATGCATTTCTTCGCAAATAGATGAGGCATTAAGGTTTCTGGGTGATATGAACGCTCAACCATAGGAGTGGTAATGTTAAGTAAACTCCTACAGAGTTGGGCTGCTACATCATAATTCTTTAATATTTTATTTTGGACGATATGAGCAATTATATATTTTGCTTTTTTGTTGTATTCTGTGAAGTAAAGCTGACCGCTTATGATAGTGTCTTCACTTGTTTTGGATAAACTTATATATTTTAAGATGTCTTCGACAGTTTCAAATTCTTTGTTAATCTGAAAGTGCTCAATTAAAGAAAAAAGTACCCAATTAGCATTTATATTCTTAATTCTATCTAGCAGTTGTTTTGGATGAATTGATTGTTTCAGTTCGGATTTTGACAATAGTAGTTGTGCCTCGATGTGAGCTAAGTCTGATTGCCATTCACTGTTGTCGATATCTTGTGATATTACAGATTTGAGAATGTAGTGTGCGTTCTCTAAAGTTTCTGCGTAAATATTATTATACGTTAATTGCTTTGCTATCGATGCCTTCTGAACTAACACCACAGCAAAGGGAACACTAATCGCTGCGTTTGAGGTGTTGGATAAATATATTTTTTCAAAAGCTTCTTCAGCCTCTCCATACAACCCATAAGCTTTTTCATACTCTCCCGTATGAACAGTGGCCGACGCAATCCACGACAGGGTATCGGCAGCATAAAGCTGAGCATCAAGGTCACCAGGGGTTTGTTCAGCGATATATTGTTTGAGCTTTAGTGATGCACTGAAGTATTCAATCGACTTACTAAATTCGAAGTTTTCATATTCAAGAGAGCCCAAAGAGTTTTGTGCGTAAGCCACCTCCATCATGGCGTCAGTATTATCCGGAGCTAGTGCTAGCATACGTTCGCTATACCCCAAGTAACGCTCGAATGCCGTTCTGGCTATGTCCATCAAGCCATCATTATAAGCAATGTGGCCCAACCAAAATGCGTTTGCCCCCGCAGCTTTTAGCAGCTCGAAGTGATTAGGCGCGTCACTCAACAGCGCCTTTATTTGCACATCCGCTTCTTCGTAAGCGTCTTTCGCAGTGGCTACATCGTCACGGTAAAATCGTACTTCTGCCATAGCTTGCAGTGAAAGCGCATGTTGAAAACGCAGTTCGAAACTAGGTTTTGGCGGGCTAATGGTAAAAAATCCATACTCACTAGATTGCTGGGCTTGTTCAACATAATGAAGCGCTTGTTCGCTAATGCCTTCCAATAAATCCATGCGCTTTACACTTCTAAGCTTGTCGGCAAAGTCACCTATCATATAACCCATTAAATTTTCAGCTTCTAACCGCTTCCTTTCGGCCAGTTGTTGCGATTGCTGACTTTGTAGCATGGCGCCAAACGAAATGACCGTTAAACTGGCAAGGGCTGCAAAGGTCACCCCGCGAATAACGCGTTTCCGTTGAGCGGTTTTTTGCGATGCCTTAATGAGGGCGAGTTCGTCTTGGGAAAGGCTTAAACTAGTGTCGCCTTTTAACGCCAAAGCATCCGTTAAGGGCTTTCCTTCTGTAAGCAAAAACGCCTTACTTTTATTATCTTGTAGCCATTGTTTGGTTTGTTGTTCTAGTCGGCCTTTGCTCACCAGCGCGCTTTGGTGCTGCTGGATCCAATCTTGTACCCGCTGCCAGCGCCTAAGCACGGCTTCATGCGCTACTTTAAAGCAGGCTTTGTCTTGATAAAGGTGCGATACAAATAAACGATGCTCTACCATTAGCTCGACAAATTTTTTCTCGTTATCGTTATTAAGTTCACTCCAAAATGCGGTGCGGCTGGTTAAGTTACTGCCATCTTGGGTAAGCGTTACAATAAGAGGAAGCACGCGGTCGAGTGCGGTTTTCACTAATGCCGACATTTGTAGATAAAGCTGTTCAGCTTTATGCCCAATTGCGCCTTCTATGCCGCCCAACTGTTTGTAGGTACTAACTTGCAGTAAGTTGTCTGTTCGCTGTAAATACAGTTCTTGTAAGGTGTATTGTAATAATGGAAGGCAGTTGGGTTCAGCCGCGGCATCGGTAAGTATAATGTCGTCTAACGTAACGTCGGTATGGCTATCTTCTTCCCACACTAGCCCTGCGGCAATAGCAGGAAGACGTATCATCTGGCTTAATTCACTGGCAGAGGGGGGCGTAAGGTCGAAATGTGCTCCGCGCTCTTTATTTTTCATTAGGGTGGGATATGCCGCTAAGTGATGGTAGAAATCATTCCTACATACTAACAACATCAAAATGAAGCCACTTTCAGCCAATGTTTCAAGCAGCGTGAATACCGCTTGCTTATGGGCGCCATCAACATGGTTGGTGGCCAAATAGGCTTCAAGGCGATCGAGTACAATTACATAGCATGGGAAAGCGACGTTGTTGTACTGGCTTGTAGTAGTAAGTTTAGCTTTCGCTATATTGATAACCGACTTGGGGTCACCCTTTAGTTTTGCCGCTAACGAATCTGCACTTTCCCCTTCAAATAAGGGGACATCGTTAATATCCCAATCCAGCATACAGGCGGCAAGTTCTTCTACAATCTGTGCTGCCTGAATATCTGCAATATCAATACTGGCGTAATCGATGGCATGAACACCATTCGCGCCCTTATTGTTTAATAACCTAGGTAATAAACCGGCGTGCACTAACGAACTTTTACCTGAACCGCTAGGGCCGATAATAAGGGTAAAAGGGCGTTTTTTTGTGAATTGGTCCCCAAGCCTAGCGAGCAGATTTTTTACTGCTGCATTTCTACCGTAATAAACTTGGCTTTCTTGTTGTGTAAACGCGGTTAAACCAGGGAACGGAGATTGACCTTGCCAATCGGTTTCTGCAGCACGTGTTTGTTCATCTTCTAAAAACTGAACATCGGCAATAACCCGATATCCCCGCTTTCGAATGGTTTCTATAAAAGAAGGCGCGCTGGCTTTATCACCCAATGCTTTGCGTAATTGAGTAATCGTTTTATGAATAGGGTTATCGCCAACAGGTGAGTCGGGCCAGCATTGAGCAACAATGTCATCGGCGCTAACTACTTCCCCCGCTTGTTGGCACAATAGCAATAAAACGTCCATTGCTTTAGGCTCAATGGCGCGCTTGGTTTTACCTAATATAAGGCTATTGGAGGCTGGCTCTACTTGCCAGTCACCCAAATAAAACTGCTTTAACATGTGATAAATTTGCTCAAAAGAAATCAATCAGAACAAACCTAACCTACTTTAGTTGTAAGGTAAACGAGTTACGCTGAGTTAGGTACTACATCGATTCTAAACTGGGACTATAAAATTTAGCTAAAAATACCTTTAAATTTTAATAATATAAAAAATATTAATAAAAAGTGAAATTTGATCACTGTCTCCTAGGTCTATACTACTATACGTGCTTACCGCACGTTAAAACCAGACTTATACTTTTGAGGGTAGATAAAATGAAACAAATTAAAAAATCTTCTGTTGCTACGGCACTTGGTGCGGTTGTTATTGGCTCGTTGGCATCTACGGTTGCTATGGCTGAAGTTAACCCATTTTCAATGCAGTCATTAGAGTCTGGCTATAGCCAATTCGCTGCTGAAGGCAAATGTGGTGAAGGTAAGTGCGGTGGTGATAAAGCCGCCAAATCTGCAGAGGGCAAAGCAACTGAAGGCAAGTGCGGCGAAGGTAAGTGTGGTGGCGACAAAGCGGCTAAAGCAACCGAAGGTAAATGCGGCGAAGGTAAGTGTGGTGGCGACAAAGCAGCCAAAGCTACCGAAGGTAAATGTGGCGAAGGTAAGTGCGGTGGCGATAAAGCAGCTAGCATGGCTGAAGGTAAAATGGAAAAAGCCAAAGAAGGAAAATGTGGCGAAGGTAAATGCGGTGGCGATAAAGCAGCTAGCATGGCCGAAGGTAAAATGGAAAAAGCCAAAGAAGGAAAATGTGGTGAAGGTAAATGCGGTAGCATGTAAAGCTACGGCAATTGCAGTATAAAAAAGGCCGTCATTCGATGGCCTTTTTAGTGTGAAATTGGGGTGAAATAATGAAGCATATTCAAGGTGCAGGTTTAGGTTTTCGTCGCGAGATGTTAGATGAGTTGTTACCAACATTGCCTAGCGAAGTCGACTTTTGGGAAGTTGCGCCCGAAAACTGGATCCCTTTAGGGGGCACATACGAAAGTCAGTTTGCCCAAAGTATTCAACAAGCGCCTTTTACCACACACGGTTTGTCCCTTTCTATCGGGAGTAGCGACAAGCTCGATATCGAATTCGTTAAAACGGTAAAGCGCTTTTTAGACACACACAATATCGATTTATATAGCGAACACCTAAGCTATTGTTCTGGTAACGGCCATATGTATGACCTTATGCCTATTCCTTTCACCGAAGACGCTGTTAACCATGTTGTAAGCCGCATAAAGCAGGTTCAAGACATTATCGAGCGGCCATTGGTACTA encodes:
- a CDS encoding DP-EP family protein — encoded protein: MSNPTPLSQFTVSVNTEETPPRYTIYDTSGNPTSGNVTVTESNTLIMYTLREDSSELQFVGPIISGDLDNDLIYSITEDGQTIIFVDSDSTTENICMKLVTAPKSSVYTSQDPQIINRKKS
- a CDS encoding winged helix-turn-helix domain-containing protein, which produces MLKQFYLGDWQVEPASNSLILGKTKRAIEPKAMDVLLLLCQQAGEVVSADDIVAQCWPDSPVGDNPIHKTITQLRKALGDKASAPSFIETIRKRGYRVIADVQFLEDEQTRAAETDWQGQSPFPGLTAFTQQESQVYYGRNAAVKNLLARLGDQFTKKRPFTLIIGPSGSGKSSLVHAGLLPRLLNNKGANGVHAIDYASIDIADIQAAQIVEELAACMLDWDINDVPLFEGESADSLAAKLKGDPKSVINIAKAKLTTTSQYNNVAFPCYVIVLDRLEAYLATNHVDGAHKQAVFTLLETLAESGFILMLLVCRNDFYHHLAAYPTLMKNKERGAHFDLTPPSASELSQMIRLPAIAAGLVWEEDSHTDVTLDDIILTDAAAEPNCLPLLQYTLQELYLQRTDNLLQVSTYKQLGGIEGAIGHKAEQLYLQMSALVKTALDRVLPLIVTLTQDGSNLTSRTAFWSELNNDNEKKFVELMVEHRLFVSHLYQDKACFKVAHEAVLRRWQRVQDWIQQHQSALVSKGRLEQQTKQWLQDNKSKAFLLTEGKPLTDALALKGDTSLSLSQDELALIKASQKTAQRKRVIRGVTFAALASLTVISFGAMLQSQQSQQLAERKRLEAENLMGYMIGDFADKLRSVKRMDLLEGISEQALHYVEQAQQSSEYGFFTISPPKPSFELRFQHALSLQAMAEVRFYRDDVATAKDAYEEADVQIKALLSDAPNHFELLKAAGANAFWLGHIAYNDGLMDIARTAFERYLGYSERMLALAPDNTDAMMEVAYAQNSLGSLEYENFEFSKSIEYFSASLKLKQYIAEQTPGDLDAQLYAADTLSWIASATVHTGEYEKAYGLYGEAEEAFEKIYLSNTSNAAISVPFAVVLVQKASIAKQLTYNNIYAETLENAHYILKSVISQDIDNSEWQSDLAHIEAQLLLSKSELKQSIHPKQLLDRIKNINANWVLFSLIEHFQINKEFETVEDILKYISLSKTSEDTIISGQLYFTEYNKKAKYIIAHIVQNKILKNYDVAAQLCRSLLNITTPMVERSYHPETLMPHLFAKKCINQNFAKDELLRGYADNLVFPYYFNYINKE